From the genome of Primulina eburnea isolate SZY01 chromosome 12, ASM2296580v1, whole genome shotgun sequence, one region includes:
- the LOC140806617 gene encoding uncharacterized protein: MSSYAAEFSSSSNSESDSASNSESTSASGSESTSASNSESTSASGSKRSSESRNSLEDPEFTPEVEVVTHSRPGKEIRHVTQQMNISNADNLWYGHLSSHIPFGSEPKIRTMWHIPSSHQIIIPTPDDRPYLAPKGCYTFFQHHFDAGLRFPLDDFLQKLSNYYKMHLGLLTPNALRSICCLIVLFRALDLPLSCTTFSYFLVLAKSKEGPFYVISRSNRKLFDGAPSHVKDWKKYFFFIQPPEELTCSTDWCPNFTKPELSKDYKKDKDYLHIMSVLGDRCFSIPQLLSEDLLCHVGLSPAKIKLKEDAGTRVMNALFLRELSKTKAGGSSSAPQKSITPTVTAGTKRDCSVAEKKKTGSCSTTAQKSASSPTAAVKKKKTGSSSSAPKRASSPPPRTKSPPPSEGSESDEEPPPASGVHPLYTSATAIVGRGPTQLAQKIMYQLPSEADATFINSLGWSDLTRRTCSSITEGMMYIGELVERANATRSTACQDLREGMALSEQLQATIDEMKATHAKELSESQARGDEFLKEKQELLKEKHELQRLTEDQAKDIQKLKTDLKDSQAELEDAKVRHAAEVSSFKEEFLKSEEFVEICGPKAFHYLGVGFEGAVGLFHAQGYPPPGAPTDFIDFESFISSLPPDS, from the exons ATGTCTTCCTATGCTGCCGAGTTTAGTTCTTCGAGCAATTCCGAGTCTGATTCCGCGAGTAATTCTGAGTCTACTTCCGCGAGCGGTTCTGAGTCTACTTCCGCGAGTAATTCTGAGTCTACTTCCGCGAGCGGTTCCAAGAGGTCTAGCGAGTCTAGGAATTCCTTAGAAGATCCTGAATTTACCCCTGAGGTAGAAGTCGTCACTCATAGCCGCCCTGGTAAGGAGATTCGCCATGTAACCCAACAAATGAACATATCTAATGCAGACAACTTGTGGTATGGTCATCTGTCATCCCACATCCCTTTCGGTAGCGAACCCAAAATTAGGACTATGTGGCATATTCCCTCTTCTCACCAGATCATAATTCCTACCCCCGACGACCGTCCCTATTTAGCTCCCAAGGGTTGTTACACATTCTTCCAGCACCATTTCGATGCAGGTCTGCGCTTTCCACTAGATGATTTCCTTCAGAAGCTGAGCAATTATTATAAGATGCATTTAGGTTTACTCACTCCCAATGCTCTCCGCTCAATATGCTGCCTCATCGTGTTATTCCGGGCTTTAGATCTTCCTTTAAGTTGCACTACCTTCTCCTACTTCCTTGTCTTAGCCAAGTCAAAAGAGGGACCCTTCTATGTGATTTCCCGGTCTAACCGCAAGCTTTTCGATGGGGCTCCTAGTCATGTGAAGGACTGGAAAAAATACTTTTTCTTTATCCAGCCACCGGAAGAACTGACTTGTTCCACTGATTGGTGCCCTAACTTCACTAAGCCTGAGCTTTCAAAGGATTATAAGAAAGATAAGGATTATCTACACATAATGAGTGTATTAGGAGACCGATGCTTTAGCATCCCCCAACTTCTATCTGAAGATCTCCTGTGCCACGTCGGGTTAAGTCCCGCGAAAATTAAGCTGAAGGAGGATGCTG GTACTAGAGTCATGAACGCCCTATTTCTCCGTGAGCTCTCCAAGACAAAGGCCGGGGGTTCCTCATCAGCACCCCAGAAGTCCATTACCCCGACAGTCACGGCGGGCACAAAAAGAGATTGTTCTGTCGCTGAGAAAAAGAAAACAGGTTCCTGCTCTACTACTGCGCAGAAGTCCGCTAGCTCCCCTACTGCTGctgtgaagaagaagaagacggGCTCCTCCTCCTCTGCCCCAAAGCGAGCCTCCTCTCCACCTCCTCGCACCAAGTCCCCTCCTCCGTCCG AAGGATCTGAGTCCGATGAGGAGCCCCCTCCTGCATCAGGGGTACATCCTCTATACACATCAGCTACAGCCATTGTGGGGCGAGGTCCTACTCAGCTGGCTCAAAAGATAATGTATCAGCTTCCTTCCGAAGCGGATGCAACATTCATTAATTCACTGGGGTGGTCTGACCTCACTCGCCGGACATGCAGCAGCATCACTGAG GGCATGATGTACATAGGGGAGTTGGTGGAGCGTGCCAACGCCACTCGATCTACTGCTTGCCAAGACTTGCGCGAGGGCATGGCTCTTAGTGAACAGCTCCAAGCTACTATCGATGAGATGAAAGCGACACACGCTAAGGAGCTTTCGGAGTCCCAAGCTCGGGGTGACGAGTTTCTGAAGGAAAAACAAGAGCTTCTGAAAGAGAAACACGAGCTCCAGCGACTGACAGAAGACCAAGCTAAAGACATCCAGAAGTTAAAGACAGATTTAAAGGATTCACAAGCTGAGCTCGAAGATGCCAAGGTGCGACACGCTGCAGAAGTTTCCTCCTTCAAAGAGGAATTTCTCAAATCCGAAGAATTTGTCGAGATCTGTGGCCCGAAAGCTTTTCACTACCTGGGGGTGGGCTTCGAGGGTGCAGTCGGCCTTTTCCATGCTCAGGGATATCCTCCGCCAGGCGCCCCTACTGACTTTATCGACTTCGAGAGCTTCATATCGAGTCTCCCCCCCGATTCCTAG
- the LOC140806618 gene encoding uncharacterized protein: MVGKRGSRRVNSASSRPQRGPEPSHVEARQEQPRQETRTEQPRHETRVEQTRPNENVGNLTLEQLGQFIARTVDEAMRRNQESMSAGERAHRQEREENVEVHQSRVEETQPPQSGEISEMGEMWKEIQRLREQVGSRAPVPKRGSPFSLAILEEGLPPNFRQSNVGEYDGHTDPEEHLGRFENAALLHQYSDGVRCRVFLGTLVRSAQQWFNTLQPNSIRSFEDFSAAFLHRFASSKRHQKNYLSLFVMKQQEAETLRYFVQRFNTAALEIPAATPDIMISAFTQGLRGGEFFKSLVKKPPSSYDDLLARAEKYVNLEDAQRYRRMENRPGGSRVEGAERGGKKRGAGERDEDRTKGRGQFSSHVPMNRSRDKVMEVRESGERGEKSQRVESNARPPPQGRQEGSSSRSELRSRPSSRRGRGPPWIHQRIEEPRREGRGQDAPREPVEPRRRADGDNHPTRGMIHMISGGATDGDSGRARKAHGRRLENFEISRSANLPQDPVISFGPDDLRGVVAPHNDALVVTATVANYDVARIFIDNGSSVNILFKSTLDQMNVDGFEFEPISTPLYGFAGHAIPPLGQIVLPLSLGHEPRRVTKMTTFTVVDTPSAYNGILGRPALKDFRAVASTYHQKLKFPVGREVGVLCGDQKVARRCYEGIVKEEGKRARVEVNMIRRGRSGLPVVRREVHEVMDEKPEIVTLGPDKKTLRIAPDLDPEVREKLITCLQANLNRFAWSAQELTGTSPEVAEHRLNILPNSRPVKQKKRHFGPEKDIVIKKEVGELLSAGHIREVQFPTWLSNVVLVPKSSGKWRMCVDFRDLNKACPKDCYPLPRIDQLVDSTAGHQYLCMLDAYQGYHQIPLAMEDQDKVSFITSEGTFCYVVMPFGLKNAGATYQRLMDKVFSKQVGRNVEVYVDDIMVKSKDSTLLIPDLVETFSTLRSYGMKLNPQKCIFGVKSGKFLGYMVTERGIEANPEKVQAIQSMVSPRGPKDVQQLTGRIAALARFISRSAHRSLPFFRTLRKAKKFEWGPDCEKAFTELKEYLAELPVLAKPATGEPLWVYLSATEGAVSSVLVKLDRSVQQPVYYVSHALKGAEIRYSGLEKLALALVMTARRLRPYFLSHPIVVLTNSPLGRILTHSDMSGRLIKWTTELGEYDIQYEPRTSIKAQALADFLAETVHLENEDPWKVYVDGSSSKEGSGVGVVLISPAGEEVKLAVRLDFRASNNEAEYEAVLAGLRAARNVGATRVLIFSDSQLVAQQMKGMYDVKDEKLIEYAQEVDRVREKFTEITFEQIPRKENEKADTLAKMAGTMGSWKTRDVVFQIELTPQTSSPAVEQEEEDWRTAITDYLKEGKLPDDPREARKLKMKCSRYVMVGDVLFKTSFAGPLLRCLSYTEADYVLREVHEGCCGNHLGAYALARKVMLAGYSWPSILYDAQELVMSCDSCQRHARLHHRPAAMMKTVTAACPFDQWGMDIVGPFPTAPAQKKFLLVAVDYFSKWVEAEPLARITENDVMKFLWKNIVCRYGVPRRLISDNGRQFQGAKIQAWCKEMKIQQVFTSVAYPQSNGQVEVTNRTLVQGLKVRLGKAKGNWVDELPSVLWAYRTTPREGTKETPFGLVYGTEAVLPAEVGLESARVMLYDEDNGARRATDLDLLEGKRESASIQLEAYKNRIAQSYNRRVVQRNFQVGDLVLRKVQEEQRGKLDPKWEGPFKVVERLSSGAYYLENTQGKALKRPWNAYHLRKYYS; this comes from the coding sequence atggtaggCAAGAGAGGAAGCAGAAGAGTTAACTCAGCGTCATCGCGTCCTCAGAGGGGACCCGAACCGTCTCATGTTGAGGCGAGGCAggaacaacctcgtcaagagacaAGAACTGAGCAGCCCCGTCACGAGACGAGGGTTGAGCAAACCCGTCCTAATGAGAACGTGGGAAACTTGACCTTGGAACAGTTGGGCCAATTCATCGCCCGTACAGTAGATGAGGCCATGAGGAGGAACCAAGAGTCTATGAGTGCTGGGGAACGGGCTCATCGTCAGGAGCGTGAGGAAAATGTTGAAGTCCACCAGAGCAGGGTTGAAGAGACGCAACCACCTCAGAGTGGAGAAATTAGTGAGATGGGGGAGATGTGGAAGGAGATACAGAGATTGAGGGAGCAGGTGGGAAGCAGGGCGCCGGTACCCAAGAGAGGAAGCCCTTTTTCACTAGCCATCTTGGAGGAAGGGCTCCCTCCGAATTTCCGACAATCAAACGTTGGAGAGTATGACGGACATACAGAccctgaggaacacttggggagATTTGAGAATGCGGCTCTGTTGCACCAATATTCGGACGGAGTCAGGTGCAGGGTGTTTCTGGGCACGTTGGTGAGGTCAGCCCAGCAATGGTTTAATACCCTGCAGCCCAACTCCATACGGTCGTTCGAAGATTTCTCTGCAGCCTTCTTGCACCGATTTGCCAGCAGCAAGAGGCATCAAAAGAACTATTTGAGTCTATTTGTGATGAAACAACAAGAGGCTGAAACATTGCGGTACTTTGTCCAGCGCTTCAACACTGCAGCACTAGAAATACCAGCGGCTACCCCGGACATCATGATAAGCGCCTTTACCCAAGGGCTGAGGGGGGGAGAATTCTTCAAATCGCTGGTCAAGAAGCCTCCGTCGAGCTATGATGACTTGTTAGCTCGGGCGGAGAAATATGTAAACTTGGAGGATGCTCAACGATACAGGAGGATGGAAAACCGGCCCGGAGGAAGTAGGGTGGAGGGAGCCGAGAGAGGTGGAAAGAAGAGGGGTGCAGGGGAAAGAGATGAGGACAGAACCAAAGGTAGAGGACAATTCTCATCACATGTTCCTATGAATAGGAGTCGGGATAAGGTGATGGAGGTGAGGGAGTCGGGGGAGAGAGGGGAGAAGTCGCAGAGGGTTGAGAGCAATGCTCGACCTCCGCCGCAGGGTAGACAAGAAGGATCCTCGTCCAGGAGTGAACTGAGATCTCGCCCATCTTCTAGGCGGGGTCGAGGCCCTCCATGGATACATCAAAGGATCGAAGAGCCGAGAAGAGAAGGGCGGGGTCAGGATGCTCCTCGGGAACCTGTCGAACCGAGGAGGAGAGCAGATGGAGATAACCACCCCACAagaggaatgattcatatgatctcggggggtGCTACTGATGGGGATTCCGGGCGAGCGCGGAAGGCGCATGGGAGGAGGTTggagaattttgaaatatcgAGGAGTGCGAACTTACCCCAGGATCCTGTCATCAGTTTTGGACCGGATGACCTCCGAGGCGTTGTGGCTCCTCATAATGATGCCTTGGTGGTGACAGCCACCGTTGCCAATTACGATGTGGCACGAATTtttattgataatggaagctcTGTTAATATCCTGTTCAAGAGCACCCTGGATCAGATGAATGTGGATGGATTTGAGTTCGAGCCGATCTCCACTCCTCTATATGGATTTGCAGGACATGCCATCCCGCCGCTCGGTCAAATTGTCCTTCCTCTATCTTTGGGACATGAGCCTCGGCGGGTAACGAAGATGACAACCTTTACTGTGGTGGACACCCCATCCGCTTACAATGGAATTCTTGGGCGACCAGCCCTCAAGGATTTCAGAGCTGTAGCGTCCACCTATCATCAGAAGTTGAAGTTTCCTGTAGGGAGGGAGGTTGGAGTCTTATGTGGGGACCAGAAAGTCGCTCGTCGATGTTATGAGGGGATAGTGAAAGAAGAGGGGAAGAGGGCACGTGTGGAGGTCAATATGATTAGAAGGGGGCGAAGTGGGTTGCCCGTGGTAAGGAGGGAGGTTCATGAGGTGATGGATGAGAAGCCGGAGATCGTGACATTGGGGCCTGACAAGAAAACTCTAAGAATAGCCCCTGACCTTGACCCAGAGGTAAGGGAAAAACTTATTACTTGTTTACAAGCTAATCTCAACAGGTTCGCTTGGTCTGCCCAAGAGCTCACAGGGACGAGTCCAGAGGTAGCAGAACATCGGTTAAACATCTTACCGAATTCTCGTCCCGTGAAACAGAAGAAAAGACACTTCGGGCCCGAGAAAGATATAGTTATAAAAAAGGAGGTGGGAGAGTTGCTCAGTGCCGGGCACATTCGAGAGGTACAATTTCCTACTTGGCTCTCGAATGTCGTTCTTGTTCCGAAAAGTTCAGGAAAATGGAGGATGTGTGTGGACTTCAGAGATCTCAACAAGGCATGTCCTAAAGATTGTTATCCCTTGCCGCGGATAGATCAGTTGGTGGACTCCACAGCCGGACATCAGTATTTGTGCATGCTGGATGCTTATCAGGGGTACCATCAAATCCCCTTGGCCATGGAGGATCAAGATAAAGTAAGTTTCATTACCTCTGAAGGAACTTTCTGTTACGTGGTCATGCCCTTCGGACTCAAAAATGCTGGAGCCACGTATCAGCGGTTGATGGATAAAGTCTTTTCTAAGCAGGTGGGGAGGAATGTGGAAGTgtatgtggatgacatcatGGTAAAGTCTAAGGATTCGACCCTGCTCATACCTGACCTAGTGGAGACATTTTCCACCCTCAGGTCATATGGGATGAAGCTGAACCCTCAAAAGTGTATATTTGGGGTGAAGAGTGGGAAGTTTCTGGGCTATATGGTGACAGAGAGGGGGATTGAGGCTAACCCCGAGAAAGTTCAAGCCATCCAGAGTATGGTCTCCCCTCGGGGGCCCAAAGATGTTCAGCAGTTGACAGGGAGGATTGCTGCGCTGGCACGTTTTATCTCAAGGTCCGCCCACAGGAGCTTACCTTTCTTCCGGACCTTGCGAAaagcaaaaaaatttgaatggggGCCGGATTGTGAGAAGGCTTTCACAGAATTGAAGGAGTACCTGGCCGAGCTTCCCGTCCTGGCCAAACCGGCAACGGGTGAGCCTTTATGGGTATATTTATCTGCCACTGAAGGGGCTGTGAGTTCAGTCCTTGTTAAGCTGGATAGATCGGTTCAGCAGCCGGTGTATTATGTTTCGCATGCTCTCAAAGGAGCCGAGATCCGATACTCCGGGTTGGAAAAATTGGCTTTGGCTTTGGTAATGACAGCCAGACGCTTGAGGCCTTACTTCTTATCTCATCCGATTGTGGTGCTCACGAACAGCCCATTGGGCAGAATTCTAACTCATTCGGATATGTCTGGCCGCTTGATCAAGTGGACCACTGAGCTAGGGGAGTATGACATCCAGTATGAGCCAAGAACATCTATCAAAGCACAAGCCTTAGCTGATTTTCTAGCTGAGACTGTGCATCTTGAAAATGAGGACCCTTGGAAAGTATATGTTGATGGTTCATCTTCTAAAGAGGGGAGCGGGGTAGGAGTGGTactgatttcaccagctggGGAGGAAGTGAAGTTGGCAGTTAGGTTGGACTTTCGAGCATCCAACAATGAGGCAGAATATGAGGCTGTGTTGGCGGGACTGCGAGCAGCCAGAAATGTAGGAGCTACCCGGGTACTTATTTTTTCTGACTCACAGTTGGTAGCGCAACAGATGAAGGGAATGTATgatgtgaaagatgagaaaCTTATTGAGTATGCTCAAGAAGTGGACAGAGTCAGAGAGAAATTCACGGAGATTACATTTGAACAGATTCccaggaaagaaaatgagaaggCAGACACTCTAGCCAAAATGGCTGGGACAATGGGGAGTTGGAAGACTAGAGATGTGGTATTTCAAATTGAACTCACACCTCAAACGAGTTCACCCGCAGTTGAACAGGAGGAGGAGGATTGGAGAACCGCAATAACTGATTATTTGAAAGAAGGAAAGCTTCCCGATGACCCTCGCGAAGCTCGTAAGTTGAAGATGAAATGTTCACGTTATGTGATGGTCGGAGATGTGTTGTTTAAAACATCTTTTGCAGGACCGCTTCTTCGATGTTTGAGTTATACCGAGGCTGATTATGTGCTCCGAGAGGTTCACGAGGGATGTTGTGGAAATCATCTAGGGGCTTATGCATTGGCGAGGAAAGTGATGCTCGCCGGTTATTCTTGGCCCTCGATACTGTATGATGCTCAAGAGTTAGTGATGTCTTGTGATAGTTGTCAACGTCATGCCCGATTGCATCACCGGCCAGCGGCCATGATGAAGACTGTCACGGCCGCATGTCCTTTTGACCAGTGGGGAATGGATATTGTGGGACCTTTTCCTACAGCTCCTGCTCAGAAGAAATTTCTTTTGGTAGCGGTTGACTATTTCTCCAAATGGGTGGAGGCAGAACCGTTGGCCAGAATCACTGAGAATGACGTCATGAAGTTCTTGTGGAAGAATATAGTATGCAGATACGGGGTACCCAGGAGACTGATATCCGATAATGGGAGACAGTTCCAAGGGGCCAAGATCCAAGCTTGGTGTAAGGAGATGAAGATCCAACAGGTCTTTACCTCTGTAGCTTACCCGCAGAGTAATGGCCAGGTAGAGGTGACTAATCGGACGCTGGTGCAGGGTCTGAAAGTTCGACTGGGCAAAGCTAAAGGCAATTGGGTGGATGAGCTACCAAGTGTCTTATGGGCATACCGAACCACTCCGAGAGAAGGAACCAAAGAAACTCCTTTCGGTTTGGTTTATGGTACTGAAGCAGTGCTCCCGGCTGAGGTCGGGTTGGAATCGGCAAGGGTGATGCTTTATGACGAGGATAATGGTGCGAGACGTGCTACTGACCTTGATCTGTTGGAGGGAAAGAGAGAGTCTGCCAGCATTCAACTGGAAGCCTATAAGAACCGCATTGCACAGTCTTATAATCGGAGAGTCGTGCAGAGAAACTTTCAAGTGGGTGATTTGGTCCTAAGGAAGGTGCAAGAAGAGCAGAGGGGAAAACTGGACCCAAAGTGGGAGGGTCCCTTCAAGGTGGTCGAGAGACTGAGCTCTGGAGCCTATTACTTGGAGAATACGCAAGGCAAAGCTTTGAAAAGGCCTTGGAATGCTTATCACCTCAGAAAATATTATTCTTGA